One stretch of Rathayibacter festucae DSM 15932 DNA includes these proteins:
- a CDS encoding LacI family DNA-binding transcriptional regulator: MARTPDTRVTLDVVAAHAGVSKATASKVLNGRPGASAATRARVEQSLRELGYSPSTRAPRVGGGVTVVFDTLLSVYSLRVLEGVVGGAQSERVDVTTGVLAPSGSADESLRFDAAFVRSVAAKGHLGILAVTTAIDAEIVAAAAEAGLPLVAVDAPNPLDPSVVSVGSNHWVGGQQSTEHLVSLGHRRIAFVGGDARNPGLRARYGGYREALAAAGLPEDPALVSEQGMGSAEHVVPALLALDDPPTAVVATNDIDGLQTIRAAIAAGLRVPEDLSVMGYDDTFAALPTAVLLSTVHTPMHDLGRLGLETLVRMHDGIPPLSHRIELATSLVVRESTAPPRA; encoded by the coding sequence GTGGCCCGCACGCCGGACACGCGCGTCACGCTGGACGTCGTCGCGGCGCATGCGGGCGTCTCGAAGGCGACCGCGTCGAAGGTGCTCAACGGGCGGCCCGGCGCGTCGGCGGCGACGCGCGCGCGGGTCGAGCAGTCCCTCCGCGAGCTCGGCTACAGCCCGAGCACCCGGGCGCCCCGGGTCGGCGGCGGCGTCACCGTCGTCTTCGACACCCTGCTCAGCGTCTACTCGCTGCGCGTCCTCGAGGGCGTCGTCGGAGGCGCGCAGAGCGAGCGCGTCGACGTCACGACCGGCGTCCTCGCGCCGAGCGGCTCCGCCGACGAGTCGCTCCGCTTCGACGCCGCGTTCGTCCGCTCCGTCGCGGCGAAGGGGCACCTCGGGATCCTCGCCGTCACCACCGCGATCGACGCGGAGATCGTCGCGGCCGCCGCCGAGGCAGGGCTGCCGCTCGTCGCGGTCGACGCGCCGAACCCGCTCGACCCGTCCGTGGTGAGCGTCGGCTCGAACCACTGGGTGGGCGGGCAGCAGTCCACCGAGCACCTCGTCTCGCTCGGCCATCGGAGGATCGCCTTCGTCGGCGGCGACGCCCGCAATCCGGGGCTGCGTGCCCGCTACGGCGGCTACCGCGAGGCGCTCGCCGCGGCCGGCCTGCCGGAGGACCCGGCCCTCGTCTCCGAGCAGGGCATGGGGTCGGCCGAGCACGTGGTTCCGGCACTCCTGGCGCTGGACGATCCGCCGACCGCCGTCGTTGCGACCAACGACATCGACGGCCTGCAGACGATCCGCGCCGCGATCGCGGCCGGCCTGCGCGTCCCCGAGGACCTGAGCGTGATGGGCTACGACGACACCTTCGCCGCGCTGCCGACCGCCGTGCTGCTCTCGACCGTGCACACCCCCATGCACGACCTCGGCCGCCTCGGCCTGGAGACCCTGGTTCGGATGCACGACGGCATCCCGCCCCTCTCGCACCGCATCGAGCTGGCCACCAGCCTCGTCGTCCGCGAGTCGACAGCCCCGCCGCGCGCCTAG
- a CDS encoding NAD(P)/FAD-dependent oxidoreductase: MSRHVVVVGAGLFGAATALHLARGGARVTLVESGDAARGTTAAGAGFVGLWAAGYAWYWNESERDLEQYGLDFYRALAVDPDRGGVDILLRETGSAWLAVTEEGVRDHLGPLAEHPLRPEGSRELSPQEAAELVPGLDANAVTGGFLQPDGIQISAPDAALALVAAARAAGVEIVEHAPVTEVLATDGRASGVRTADGRIFSGDSVVLAAGSWTNELLAPLGRRLPLARVVASRLTTAPFGLPHLPTLMLPELGGLWVREHLGGLTYGNGVGYEPLGESAADRRPQRTDLVEAMDAHLAPLIAHLIPASADALRETEWTQGVVSYTADRRFLAGPVPELPGLFVAAGDNESGVTHGPGLGRLVAELVLHGRTTLGDAELYAPARFAARQFPDEAAVRAAMPARRLVDAVTAR, from the coding sequence ATGAGTAGGCATGTCGTCGTCGTCGGGGCCGGGCTCTTCGGGGCCGCCACCGCGCTGCACCTCGCGCGCGGGGGCGCCCGGGTCACGCTGGTCGAGTCGGGGGACGCGGCGCGCGGCACCACGGCGGCCGGCGCGGGCTTCGTCGGCCTGTGGGCCGCGGGCTACGCCTGGTACTGGAACGAGTCCGAGCGCGACCTCGAGCAGTACGGCCTCGACTTCTACCGCGCCCTCGCCGTCGATCCCGACCGCGGCGGCGTCGACATCCTCCTCCGCGAGACCGGCAGCGCCTGGCTCGCCGTCACCGAGGAGGGCGTCCGCGACCACCTCGGCCCGCTCGCCGAGCACCCGCTGCGCCCGGAGGGCTCCCGCGAGCTCTCGCCGCAGGAGGCCGCCGAGCTCGTCCCCGGCCTCGACGCGAACGCGGTCACCGGCGGCTTCCTCCAGCCCGACGGCATCCAGATCAGCGCCCCCGACGCCGCGCTCGCCCTGGTCGCCGCGGCCCGCGCGGCCGGAGTCGAGATCGTCGAGCACGCGCCCGTCACCGAGGTCCTCGCGACCGACGGCCGCGCGAGCGGCGTCCGCACCGCCGACGGCCGCATCTTCTCCGGCGACAGCGTCGTGCTGGCCGCGGGGTCCTGGACGAACGAGCTGCTCGCCCCGCTCGGCCGCCGCCTCCCGCTGGCCCGCGTCGTCGCGAGCCGCCTCACCACCGCGCCCTTCGGCCTCCCGCACCTGCCGACGCTGATGCTGCCCGAGCTCGGCGGCCTCTGGGTCCGCGAGCACCTCGGCGGCCTCACCTACGGCAACGGCGTCGGCTACGAGCCGCTCGGCGAGTCCGCCGCCGACCGCCGCCCGCAGCGCACCGACCTGGTCGAGGCGATGGACGCGCACCTCGCCCCGCTGATCGCCCACCTGATCCCCGCCTCCGCCGACGCGCTGCGCGAGACCGAGTGGACGCAGGGCGTCGTCTCCTACACCGCCGACCGCCGCTTCCTGGCCGGCCCCGTCCCCGAGCTGCCCGGGCTGTTCGTCGCCGCGGGCGACAACGAGTCCGGAGTGACGCACGGACCCGGTCTCGGCCGTCTCGTCGCCGAGCTGGTCCTCCACGGCCGGACGACTCTGGGCGACGCCGAGCTCTACGCCCCGGCCCGCTTCGCCGCTCGGCAGTTCCCCGACGAGGCCGCCGTGCGCGCGGCGATGCCGGCCCGGCGCCTGGTCGACGCGGTGACCGCCCGATGA
- a CDS encoding FAD-dependent oxidoreductase, translating into MTDRDVVVVGAGLVGAAAARSLAERGDRVLLFERFERGHDRGSSHGETRIFRRGYAEDDYRALTGRAAAEWARLERESGRSLFTATGAIDHGDASALLAIEEAFARDGIPCERLDAAEAAARWPGLRFETDVLLHPEGGRLDAAAAIEALLGSAESHGAIVRASTGVRAIEERDGGVRVVTDEGPLLADAVVVAGGSWTPGLVGGLVAAAGRSLPPLRITQEQPAHFTTDLPLDAWPSFVHHRGDEPTIYGLATPGVGVKVGEHGTGRVVDPDHRDFRAEPERLARLVEYVADWLPGVDAASADPISCLYDITPTEDFVLDRVGRVTLATGFSGHGFKFGPVLGELLADLVDGADALDRFRLATL; encoded by the coding sequence ATGACAGACCGCGACGTCGTCGTCGTCGGCGCGGGCCTCGTCGGCGCCGCGGCCGCCCGCTCTCTCGCCGAGCGCGGCGACCGCGTCCTGCTGTTCGAGCGCTTCGAGCGCGGGCACGACCGCGGCTCCTCGCACGGCGAGACCCGCATCTTCCGCCGCGGCTACGCGGAGGACGACTACCGAGCGCTGACCGGACGGGCGGCCGCCGAGTGGGCGCGGCTCGAGCGGGAGTCGGGCCGGAGCCTCTTCACCGCGACCGGCGCGATCGACCACGGCGACGCCTCCGCCCTGCTCGCGATCGAGGAGGCCTTCGCCCGCGACGGCATCCCCTGCGAGCGCCTCGACGCCGCCGAGGCCGCCGCACGCTGGCCCGGTCTGCGCTTCGAGACCGACGTGCTGCTGCACCCGGAGGGCGGACGGCTCGACGCCGCCGCCGCGATCGAGGCGCTGCTCGGCTCGGCGGAGTCGCACGGCGCCATCGTCCGGGCGAGCACCGGCGTCCGGGCGATCGAGGAGCGCGACGGCGGCGTCCGCGTCGTCACCGACGAGGGCCCCCTGCTCGCCGACGCGGTCGTCGTCGCCGGCGGCTCCTGGACGCCGGGACTCGTGGGCGGGCTGGTCGCCGCGGCCGGCCGCTCCCTCCCGCCGCTGCGGATCACGCAGGAGCAGCCCGCGCACTTCACGACGGACCTGCCGCTCGACGCCTGGCCGAGCTTCGTGCACCACCGCGGAGACGAGCCGACGATCTACGGCCTGGCGACCCCGGGCGTCGGCGTGAAGGTCGGCGAGCACGGCACCGGCCGCGTCGTCGATCCGGACCACCGCGACTTCCGCGCCGAGCCCGAGCGGCTCGCCCGGCTCGTCGAGTACGTCGCCGACTGGCTGCCGGGCGTCGACGCGGCGAGCGCCGATCCGATCTCCTGCCTCTACGACATCACGCCGACGGAGGACTTCGTGCTCGACCGCGTCGGCCGCGTCACCCTCGCGACCGGCTTCTCCGGCCACGGCTTCAAGTTCGGGCCCGTGCTCGGCGAGCTGCTGGCCGACCTCGTCGACGGCGCCGACGCGCTCGACCGCTTCCGGCTCGCGACCCTCTAG
- a CDS encoding ABC transporter substrate-binding protein: MQTLRALGALAALGTAVALAGCTAPGSSSDSAAGERLVIGTTDSIVSLDPAGAWDRGSFTPQNQIYQHLLSYADGSTTPVPEAAEECGFDDATTYRCSIAPGLTFSNGDELTASDVVFSFQRIVDIAADNGPSPLLANMESVAQDGDDVVFTLAVPNDQTWPYVLSSMAGPIVDEEVFPADALLDDADVIGSGPYSVQNYEAGGLLQLAANESTSSPAPKTADVVLRPYTSSTNLRLDVENGAVDVAYRSLTATDVEDLRGNADLQVVDGPGGSVRFLTFNVNTQPGGTPEQKLAIRQAVASLVDRDELSEQVYRGTYTPAYSVVLDGQTGATQAFADAYGTTPDADAAAAILSAAGVSTPVTLPLQYTSDHYGPDSDQEYALIKSQLESSGLFTVDLQSTEWTSYVKQLSPDAGYPAYQLGFFPDYPDPDNFLRSAYSTTGASVANGYSNPAVDALIDTEATATDPAARATAIEAIQAQTAADAPIIPLLQGRETVVAASGVTGIEDTLDATYLFRFGALAK, encoded by the coding sequence ATGCAGACACTCCGCGCCCTCGGCGCCCTCGCCGCCCTCGGCACCGCCGTCGCCCTCGCCGGCTGCACGGCCCCCGGCAGCTCGAGCGACTCCGCCGCCGGCGAGCGCCTCGTCATCGGGACGACCGACTCGATCGTCTCGCTCGACCCGGCCGGGGCCTGGGACCGCGGCAGCTTCACGCCGCAGAACCAGATCTACCAGCACCTCCTGAGCTACGCGGACGGCTCGACCACGCCCGTCCCCGAGGCCGCCGAGGAGTGCGGCTTCGACGACGCGACGACCTACCGCTGCTCGATCGCGCCCGGCCTGACCTTCTCCAACGGCGACGAGCTGACCGCGTCGGACGTCGTCTTCTCGTTCCAGCGCATCGTCGACATCGCCGCGGACAACGGCCCCTCGCCGCTGCTCGCGAACATGGAGTCGGTCGCGCAGGACGGCGACGACGTCGTCTTCACCCTCGCGGTGCCGAACGACCAGACCTGGCCGTACGTGCTCTCGAGCATGGCCGGGCCGATCGTGGACGAGGAGGTCTTCCCCGCCGACGCGCTGCTCGACGACGCCGACGTGATCGGCTCCGGGCCGTACTCCGTGCAGAACTACGAGGCGGGCGGACTGCTGCAGCTCGCCGCGAACGAGTCGACCTCGAGCCCCGCGCCGAAGACCGCCGACGTCGTGCTGCGGCCGTACACCTCGTCGACGAACCTGCGCCTCGACGTGGAGAACGGCGCCGTGGACGTGGCCTACCGCTCGCTCACCGCGACCGACGTCGAGGACCTGCGCGGCAACGCGGACCTGCAGGTCGTCGACGGCCCCGGCGGCTCGGTGCGCTTCCTCACTTTCAACGTGAACACCCAGCCCGGCGGCACTCCCGAGCAGAAGCTCGCGATCCGCCAGGCCGTCGCCTCGCTGGTCGACCGCGACGAGCTGTCGGAGCAGGTCTACCGCGGCACCTACACGCCCGCCTACTCCGTGGTGCTCGACGGGCAGACCGGCGCGACGCAGGCCTTCGCCGACGCGTACGGCACGACCCCCGACGCGGACGCCGCCGCCGCGATCCTCAGCGCCGCCGGCGTCTCGACCCCGGTGACCCTGCCGCTGCAGTACACCTCGGACCACTACGGCCCGGACTCCGACCAGGAGTACGCGCTGATCAAGTCGCAGCTGGAGTCGTCGGGCCTGTTCACCGTCGACCTGCAGTCGACCGAGTGGACCAGCTACGTGAAGCAGCTCTCGCCGGACGCCGGCTACCCGGCCTACCAGCTCGGCTTCTTCCCGGACTACCCGGACCCCGACAACTTCCTCCGCTCGGCCTACTCGACCACCGGCGCCTCGGTCGCGAACGGCTACTCGAACCCGGCCGTCGACGCGCTGATCGACACCGAGGCGACCGCCACCGACCCCGCCGCGCGCGCCACCGCGATCGAGGCCATTCAGGCGCAGACCGCCGCGGACGCGCCGATCATCCCGCTGCTCCAGGGCCGCGAGACCGTCGTCGCCGCCTCGGGTGTCACCGGCATCGAGGACACCCTCGACGCGACCTACCTCTTCCGCTTCGGAGCCCTCGCGAAGTAG
- a CDS encoding MFS transporter, protein MSTSVRPAVDAPPVSQRRLTIALLAAGLATFAELYAVQGVLPQFSREWGISASDAALTVSAATVGLALMVLPWASIAERIGRLESMRIAVLSSVVLALLACIAPSFEVLLVLRFLSGAALGAVPALAVAAIHDRVGGAGATAAAAAYVSGTTLGGAAGRLLAGPLAAVVGWRGALLAVTIVCALAAVAFVLLAPRGGVARAPRGEGGWRGKIAQVLRDPVLLAVAAQTFFVVGVFVAVYNYLAFRLEAAPFALPPALVSLLFLTYLAGTATSRLAGVWAPRLGPRVVMRIGVAAMIVGLLVMLSELIVVVIIGLVLFSAGFFAVHATGAAWTGARAAPALRGHAGAVYTIAFYVGSGVGGWLLGFVVEAGGWGALTAVMIALLLVGAGCVSLPSRASVASAR, encoded by the coding sequence ATGAGCACCAGCGTCCGCCCCGCCGTCGACGCTCCTCCCGTCTCCCAGCGCCGGCTGACGATCGCCCTCCTCGCCGCGGGGCTCGCGACGTTCGCCGAGCTCTACGCCGTGCAGGGCGTGCTCCCGCAGTTCTCCCGCGAGTGGGGGATCTCCGCCTCGGACGCCGCGCTGACCGTCTCGGCGGCGACCGTCGGGCTCGCGCTGATGGTGCTGCCCTGGGCGTCGATCGCCGAGCGGATCGGACGGCTGGAGTCCATGCGGATCGCGGTGCTCTCCTCCGTGGTGCTCGCCCTGCTCGCCTGCATCGCGCCGTCCTTCGAGGTGCTGCTCGTGCTGCGGTTCCTCAGCGGCGCGGCGCTCGGCGCGGTGCCGGCGCTCGCCGTGGCGGCGATCCACGACCGGGTCGGCGGGGCGGGTGCGACCGCCGCCGCCGCGGCCTACGTCTCCGGGACGACCCTGGGCGGGGCCGCCGGACGGCTGCTCGCCGGTCCGCTCGCCGCGGTGGTCGGCTGGCGGGGCGCGCTGCTCGCCGTCACGATCGTCTGCGCGCTCGCGGCCGTCGCGTTCGTCCTGCTGGCTCCCCGGGGCGGTGTTGCGCGGGCGCCGCGGGGCGAGGGCGGCTGGCGCGGCAAGATCGCGCAGGTCCTCCGCGATCCCGTCCTGCTCGCGGTCGCCGCGCAGACGTTCTTCGTCGTCGGCGTGTTCGTCGCGGTGTACAACTACCTGGCGTTCCGGCTCGAGGCCGCGCCGTTCGCGCTGCCGCCGGCGCTGGTCTCGCTGCTGTTCCTCACCTATCTCGCCGGGACCGCGACCTCCCGGCTCGCCGGTGTCTGGGCGCCGCGCCTGGGCCCGCGGGTCGTGATGCGGATCGGCGTCGCCGCGATGATCGTCGGCCTGCTCGTGATGCTCTCCGAGCTGATCGTGGTCGTCATCATCGGGCTCGTCCTGTTCTCAGCCGGCTTCTTCGCCGTGCACGCCACCGGCGCGGCCTGGACCGGCGCGCGAGCGGCCCCCGCCCTCCGCGGCCACGCCGGCGCCGTCTACACGATCGCCTTCTACGTGGGCTCGGGCGTCGGCGGCTGGCTGCTCGGCTTCGTGGTCGAGGCGGGCGGCTGGGGCGCGCTGACCGCGGTGATGATCGCCCTGCTGCTCGTCGGCGCCGGCTGCGTGAGCCTGCCGAGCCGCGCGAGCGTCGCCTCCGCGCGCTGA
- a CDS encoding LysR family transcriptional regulator, which translates to MDEPAILRLLPTLVAVAQTGSVTAAAAELGVPQPTASRSLARLSELVGAPLVRREGRGVVLTEAGRRLADVAQDGLALIRAGLTEVQQARDLEDGRIAIAFQTLLGETFVPDVIRRFRRRWPRVGFGLRHGSRALCLRAVADGESELAIVADPPELPGTTTTTLYTEPLLAVVDDRHPLASRRSVTAAELRGLDLIMLSPGYGLHESARRLLSFEGRDPEPAFEVGDYRAARGLAAAGLGLTILPPSPSSIEDGVREIPIDDPRAVREIGVLVRDTGNPVVPEFVEALRAAAGARARVR; encoded by the coding sequence ATGGATGAGCCCGCGATCCTCCGGCTGCTGCCGACGCTCGTCGCCGTCGCGCAGACCGGGAGCGTCACCGCCGCGGCCGCCGAGCTCGGCGTGCCGCAGCCCACCGCGAGCCGCTCGCTCGCGCGCCTGTCGGAGCTGGTCGGCGCTCCCCTGGTCCGCCGCGAGGGCCGCGGCGTGGTGCTGACCGAGGCCGGCCGGAGGCTCGCGGACGTCGCGCAGGACGGGCTCGCGCTGATCCGCGCAGGCCTGACCGAGGTGCAGCAGGCCCGCGACCTCGAGGACGGCCGCATCGCGATCGCCTTCCAGACCCTGCTCGGCGAGACGTTCGTGCCCGACGTGATCCGGCGCTTCCGCCGCCGCTGGCCGCGCGTCGGCTTCGGCCTCCGTCATGGCTCGCGCGCGCTGTGCCTCCGGGCGGTCGCCGACGGCGAGTCGGAGCTGGCGATCGTCGCCGACCCGCCGGAGCTGCCGGGCACCACCACGACCACCCTCTACACGGAGCCGCTGCTCGCCGTCGTCGACGACCGGCACCCGCTCGCCTCTCGCCGCTCCGTGACGGCGGCGGAGCTGCGCGGCCTCGACCTGATCATGCTCTCGCCCGGCTACGGCCTGCACGAGTCGGCCCGGCGGCTGCTGTCCTTCGAGGGGCGCGATCCCGAGCCGGCCTTCGAGGTCGGCGACTACCGGGCGGCGCGCGGACTGGCCGCGGCGGGGCTCGGTCTGACGATCCTGCCGCCGAGCCCGTCGTCGATCGAGGACGGCGTGCGCGAGATCCCGATCGACGATCCGCGGGCCGTCCGCGAGATCGGCGTGCTCGTCCGCGACACCGGGAATCCGGTGGTGCCGGAGTTCGTCGAGGCCCTGCGCGCGGCGGCCGGAGCGCGCGCCCGGGTGCGCTGA
- a CDS encoding alpha-L-rhamnosidase yields MTDWTARFTAPAAALDAAPLLRRETALETGHGDVVSATLRLSALGIVEAWIDGEPVSDELFTPGWTSYEWRLRYSEHDVTSLISGDSVVLALALGDGWYRGRLTWGEGAEPYGTEIAGFAELRITFADGAEQVVATDDSWRAATGSTTADSIYDGQDIDARLEPQGWRSAGFDDSAWTATREVDVDLSKLEPYIAPPVRRLREVAPQKIWTSPSGRTLVDFGENLVGWLRVEVTGPEGSVVTLRHAEVLEDDELGVRPLREAKVTDRFTLSGGADVFEPTLTFHGFRYAEVEGWPGESIADGALTAVVVSSDLRRIGTFRSSDDLVNQLHDNVYRGMVGNFLDVPTDCPQRDERLGWTGDIAAFASTAVYLADAEDFLRDWLRDLALEQAHHDGAVPFVVPDVLKRRAAETSFPPMDSTALWSDAAAWVPWAVWEAYGDPVVLEESFASMASHARRVRSKLSDSGVWDTGFQFGDWLDPDAAPDKPADAKADTGVVATACAYRTARIVAESAAVLGRTEDEREFTEMAAELRAAFRAKYVADQRVFSDCTTVYSLAIVFGLLDDDELGWAGDRLAELVAESGYTISTGFAGTPFITDALSSTGHIDAAYRLLLQRECPSWLYPVTMGATTVWERWDSMLPDGTINPGEMTSFNHYALGAVADWLHRVVGGLAPLEPGYSRLLVAPQPGTDLDWAESTLETPHGLASVRWDRRGDAIELAVTVPKGATAVVRTAGTEDRELASGAHTLTL; encoded by the coding sequence TGGATCGACGGCGAGCCCGTCTCGGACGAGCTCTTCACCCCCGGCTGGACCAGCTACGAGTGGCGCCTGCGCTACTCCGAGCACGACGTCACGAGCCTGATCTCCGGCGACAGCGTCGTCCTCGCTCTCGCGCTCGGCGACGGCTGGTACCGCGGCCGCCTGACCTGGGGCGAGGGCGCCGAGCCCTACGGCACCGAGATCGCCGGCTTCGCCGAGCTGCGGATCACCTTCGCGGACGGCGCCGAGCAGGTCGTCGCGACCGACGACTCCTGGCGCGCCGCGACCGGATCGACGACCGCCGACAGCATCTACGACGGCCAGGACATCGACGCCCGCCTCGAGCCGCAGGGCTGGAGGAGCGCCGGCTTCGACGACTCCGCCTGGACCGCGACCCGGGAGGTCGACGTCGACCTCTCGAAGCTCGAGCCCTACATCGCGCCGCCGGTGCGTCGCCTGCGCGAGGTCGCGCCGCAGAAGATCTGGACGAGCCCGTCCGGCCGCACCCTCGTCGACTTCGGCGAGAACCTCGTCGGCTGGCTGCGCGTCGAGGTCACCGGCCCGGAGGGGAGCGTCGTCACGCTGCGCCACGCCGAGGTCCTCGAGGACGACGAGCTGGGCGTCCGCCCGCTGCGCGAGGCGAAGGTCACCGACCGCTTCACCCTCTCGGGCGGCGCGGACGTCTTCGAGCCGACCCTCACCTTCCACGGCTTCCGCTACGCCGAGGTCGAGGGCTGGCCCGGGGAGTCGATCGCCGACGGCGCCCTCACCGCGGTCGTCGTCTCCAGCGACCTGCGCCGGATCGGCACGTTCCGCAGCTCCGACGACCTCGTCAACCAGCTGCACGACAACGTCTACCGCGGCATGGTCGGCAACTTCCTCGACGTGCCGACCGACTGCCCGCAGCGCGACGAGCGCCTCGGCTGGACCGGCGACATCGCCGCGTTCGCCTCGACCGCCGTCTACCTCGCCGACGCCGAGGACTTCCTCCGCGACTGGCTCCGCGACCTCGCCCTCGAGCAGGCGCACCACGACGGCGCCGTCCCGTTCGTCGTGCCGGACGTGCTGAAGCGCCGCGCGGCCGAGACCAGCTTCCCTCCCATGGACTCCACCGCGCTGTGGAGCGACGCCGCGGCCTGGGTGCCGTGGGCGGTCTGGGAGGCCTACGGGGACCCGGTCGTACTCGAGGAGTCGTTCGCGTCGATGGCCTCGCACGCCCGCCGGGTGCGCTCGAAGCTCTCCGACTCGGGCGTCTGGGACACCGGCTTCCAGTTCGGCGACTGGCTCGACCCCGACGCGGCGCCCGACAAGCCCGCCGACGCGAAGGCCGACACCGGCGTCGTCGCCACGGCCTGCGCCTACCGCACGGCGCGCATCGTCGCCGAGAGCGCCGCCGTGCTCGGCCGCACCGAGGACGAGCGCGAGTTCACCGAGATGGCGGCGGAGCTGCGCGCGGCGTTCCGTGCGAAGTACGTCGCCGATCAGCGCGTCTTCAGCGACTGCACGACCGTCTACTCCCTCGCGATCGTCTTCGGCCTGCTCGACGACGACGAGCTCGGCTGGGCCGGCGACCGCCTCGCCGAGCTGGTCGCCGAGAGCGGCTACACGATCTCGACCGGCTTCGCGGGCACGCCGTTCATCACCGACGCGCTGTCCTCGACCGGTCACATCGATGCCGCGTACCGCCTGCTGCTGCAGCGCGAGTGCCCGTCGTGGCTGTACCCGGTGACGATGGGCGCGACCACGGTCTGGGAGCGCTGGGACTCGATGCTCCCCGACGGCACCATCAACCCGGGCGAGATGACGAGCTTCAACCACTACGCGCTCGGCGCCGTCGCCGACTGGCTGCACCGCGTCGTCGGCGGACTCGCGCCGCTGGAGCCCGGCTACTCCCGCCTCCTGGTCGCCCCGCAGCCCGGCACCGACCTCGACTGGGCGGAGTCCACGCTGGAGACCCCGCACGGCCTCGCCTCGGTCCGCTGGGACCGCCGCGGCGACGCGATCGAGCTGGCCGTCACCGTCCCGAAGGGCGCGACCGCCGTCGTCCGCACGGCCGGCACCGAGGACCGCGAGCTCGCCTCGGGCGCGCACACACTGACGCTCTGA